A window of the Hordeum vulgare subsp. vulgare chromosome 5H, MorexV3_pseudomolecules_assembly, whole genome shotgun sequence genome harbors these coding sequences:
- the LOC123397663 gene encoding phytosulfokines 2, producing the protein MTGRCGISSPPLPALALLLLLCFSYSAAAARLLSANTAAHQGIGMARAKSVDAATTDGPAALKEEGGKAGNGGEVVSPSEATAEGDTTEEAEAEEEACEEGEEGEECMQRRLLHDAHLDYIYTQHKGRP; encoded by the exons ATGACGGGACGCTGCGGTATCTCCTCCCCGCCGCTGCCTGCTCttgccctgcttctcctcctctgcTTCTCCTACAGCGCGGCCGCCGCTCGCCTCCTCTCGGCCAACACCGCTGCTCACCAAG GTATCGGCATGGCGAGAGCCAAGTCGGTAGATGCTGCAACAACGGACGGCCCAGCGGCGCTCAAGGAGGAAGGTGGCAAGGCCGGCAATGGCGGCGAGGTGGTGTCACCGTCTGAGGCGACGGCGGAAGGCGACACGacagaggaggcggaggcggaggaggaggcgtgcgaggagggggaggagggggaggagtgcATGCAGAGGAGGCTGCTCCACGACGCGCACCTGGACTACATCTACACGCAGCACAAGGGCAGGCCATGA